The Plasmodium knowlesi strain H genome assembly, chromosome: 12 sequence AAACTGAACTACGCGCTTTTCACACCGTTCGGTGTGGCTCATGCATTACGAAGTATATTCTACACAATTGTTTGGGTTGGCCTGAAAttatttgcctttttttttttttttttttttttttctttttctccagtTATTTCTGTATATTCACCAGAGAGGCACAACTCATTTACACCATCTCATGTACGTGTTTTGTGTTACTCCTTCATGTAACggcattttaaaataatagaAAATGCTGAACAAGGAGGACTACCTAATTTCCCTCTTTGACATAGTTGAAGGGTTCAACAATTACTGTGCATTGTACAAGAAGAAACACTGCAgcagttttattttttctagtAAGGTTCTCACGAAAAATGAGAGAAGTAAGGATACACAAGATTTTAAAAAGGCCTTTAGCAGCTTCCTAAGTAATATagaatttttacattttcacatTGTGCAAAAAGGCGGTCCGTATGAGAATGTCCAAAGTGCATGTATAGAACGGGATGACTGCAAAAGTGAGGAACTTCAGGGAGAAATGTCtcataaggagaaaaatgctcGTTGTGGAGAGCAagccaaaaatatattcccgCCAAATGAATATCCCCAAAATGGCACACATTCGAGCAATGAAGTTAAGCAGCACGATGGGGGTGAAAGCAAAGTAGACGAAATGGCAGAAGCGGCGAATGTTCAGGGAacggaaaaaacaaatgaggaGAATCATAGAAAAAGTTCAGGTCAGACAGACTGCTTCTATTTGAACGATATAGAAAGGAAAGGTAGAAATGAAAACTACTCGTTTGGAGCCCATTTGTCACAGTCCGATTTCAGCGACACGGTTGATTCACAAAACAGCACAGATCTGTACGACGAAAATAGGGACCTAATACTTAGCCAAAGAAATGAAATGCTAATCAGATACGTCGCAGGGTTAGATTATGCGCTAAATGTCAGGAGAGTGTCCAAAGAAATGTTAATagatgaaattaaaaaattttttaaagtgcATAATAGGAACGTTAGATTAGGCGAatactcctcctttttaaatgaagaaaCGATGATTATGTTAAGGAGGAGGGTCCAAAATGATGACGACAATATGGATGATTACGGTGTCCATGATTATGATGATGGTGATTATTTAAATGTGGAGAGAAATTACCGacgtaaatataaaaaaacaaccttctttttctccatcccTGGGAACTAtttctttataaaaaattatgatgacCAAAGTAGGGACACCTTTCCCCCCAACAACTATGCCAACCATGACCGAAGCTTAAATGACATTACCCTATACACACTGTCGAATAATTCGTCAAATATAAACAGAAACAATTGCAATTTGTATACAGACAATGTACTAAGTAGAAATAGCTCTTATAACAAATTCAGCTCACCAACATTTGGAATGGAAATAGAACGGCACATGTCTCCTAACTTTGGTACCATGGAGGAGGAAAGCAAAAGTGCAAACGCTGCGTGTAATCAATTTGACAGCAGTTCCTATGCACCTAATGAAGAAACAGACAATGCCTGCTTGACACCCAGTTTGAATAGTAGCCCGAAATATGAAAACGATATAAAATTGAACAATTCGGAAAGATACATCCCAGAAAAGGATAATCATGTAAACGATTCTTCCCCTCATAGCAGTGGCAGTTACAGAAATCATGAGCCAATTGGCAAAAGTGCTACCAATAAATGGGAGAAGAACCATATGTATGAGATTGACAGcgtacagaagaaaaaaaataacctaCATAGCAACACGACCGATTTTTATCAAAGTATAAGTGACTTTTACAAAAGTAAGGAAAATGGTAATAACTCCTGCGAGGAAGGGAGCAACACCTGCATGAAGAATAGCTGCCTCTTTTTGAATAGCAATGAAACGAGCGTACAAACCAAAAATGAAAGTTATCAAGAAAACGAGGAGAACATAATTAACCTATTCTTTGATGATGAATTGTCAAGCGCCCTAACTATAAATAATGAATCATCTTTGAGTAAAGGAGTACACAACTGCAATAGGCAACTCTTCCATGATAAGGATAGCCCAGATGTAGACGGGGGTATATTTCAGCACAGTAATAAGGATGTAACAAGTGAGAACAACCATCCTGTTCGTGTGGAGCAAGCAGTAAAATACGAGAGGGATGAGCGCAAGTGGATGGATGAATACTGCGAGGGCGATTACAATATGTTTAGGTCAGAACaaatcaggaaaaaaaaagagctaaCACATGGGCTGTCAAATGGGATATTCCGTAAAGAGGAAACGGAAAAGGGATcccaagaagaagaacaaaagaacGTTAATACGGACCGAGTTACCATTTGCCATAAGGCCCCCCACGTTGGAAGTAACCATCACAGTGACCTTACCAGTGTTGAACAAAATTCTTGTGACAACATGTATAATGGAATTAACCTAAGGATCATATacgaaaggaataaaggcGAACTGAATTCCAAAGGGGAAATCCACTTTTTCCCGGGTCAgctaattttaaataaatataaagtggtaaaaattttgtccaAAACGAAGTTCAGCACCACGGTTAAGTGTTTAAATGTGCTATacaggaaaggggaaggggggggtggTATTCATCGAGGAGATAATTGGAAGAAGAATTACCCTCGAGAATGTTCAAGAGAACAAACAAGTGATTCCTTAGTGATTAGCAGATCTACCATTTTAGAAGATTCGACAGGGAAAAGGATTCCATGTAGAAAACTCCAGGAAAGACAAgaaattttctcctccaaTGGTGAACCCCTCTTAGGAGCCCAAAATGCAAatcataaaatgtgcaaatacGTCTGCTTAAAAGtaatgaaaaatggaaagagctTCTTAGACCAAGGATTGTTCGAATTGATCGTTCTGAACATGTTATCGAATGAAAGTAGCGACtcccaaaaaaatggagatggaaatatatacacaaatgAAAACATTATACAACTGTATGATTACTTCTACTTCAAAGAGCATCTAATCATAGTGACGGAATACATGCAGAGCGATTtgtataattattttattaaaaagggtAAGATAGGGACTCTAGGACAGCTACAAATATTAGCGAAGAACTTGCTGCAAGGCTTGGCGTTTATCCATTCGAAAAATTTAATACACTGCGATTTGAAGCCTGAAAATATTATGATAAAcatgaaaaggaggaagaaaaaagtgaaggcaGTAGGCAAAGGGGGTCTCTTAGGAAAAGGTTCCGACTCAGGTTTAGTAACGTTGGGTAGTACACATTGCAGCAATTCCTCCATGCGTGACAATGTAtttgtgaaggaaaaggataaattCTCCTTTGAAGCTAGTTTGAAGGATAAACCAAGTAGCAGTGGCAGTGGCAGTGGCAGTACGGAGGCTGTCGATAAGGCACACATTTTTAGCAacgaaaaatttgaaaaaataaaaataatagacTTTAATAGTTCCATATACGAAAGCGACAAGCTAGAAATGTACGTGCAAACGAGGTCGTATAGATCTCCAGAAGTTTTACTACAAGAAAATTAcgacaaaaaaattgatatatGGAGCTTAGGCTGCATATTATTCGAATTCTTAACGAAGAAAATTCTATTTGATcatcaaaatatatatcGATTTATATACTCTATAGCGTCTTACATCGGgccctttccattttatatGATAAAGGGTTGCCGCATACCATACCTTTTCACAAAGCACGGAttaataattttgaaaaaaataagtgttGACAAAGGTTACAGTAATAGCATTAAGGAAGAACCACTTGATGAGGTGGATGACGAATCGGTCATGTTTAACTCAAAAGATTTCTTCCgcttaaataaaaaagaaaacaacacAAATGATTTATTAAAAGATGCGCACGCAAATCAGGGTTCGCAGTACTCGTCAAAATTAAGTAAAGAAATTTATTATGATGTTTGCTACCCAAGTGACAATCTGCTGAAGCGTAATTTTCAAATTGAAGACACATTGTTTTTAGATTTTCTCTTATCACTACTGCAAATTGATCCATGTAAACGGCCCAATGCTAATGAAGCGTTGAAACATCCTTGGCTAAAGCCGAACACTTACCATGACGGGTTATGAAGCGACCGTGGTTAGGCAATGATCAGCTACTATGCAAAGGGCATGTTCACATAGAAGTAACCGAACTATGAAACTACATCGCAAACCTATTACATAGTTAAACACGCAGGAATGCTAACAGGTCCGCAGGGCGGTAGTGGGAGATTAACAGTCAAATTTGGTACACACCTTGATAGGAATTTccatcacaaaaaaaaaaaaaaaaaataataaaataaaaatagttgAAAAATAATAGCACAGATGGGCTGGTGTATATCACAAC is a genomic window containing:
- a CDS encoding serine/threonine protein kinase, putative, producing the protein MLNKEDYLISLFDIVEGFNNYCALYKKKHCSSFIFSSKVLTKNERSKDTQDFKKAFSSFLSNIEFLHFHIVQKGGPYENVQSACIERDDCKSEELQGEMSHKEKNARCGEQAKNIFPPNEYPQNGTHSSNEVKQHDGGESKVDEMAEAANVQGTEKTNEENHRKSSGQTDCFYLNDIERKGRNENYSFGAHLSQSDFSDTVDSQNSTDLYDENRDLILSQRNEMLIRYVAGLDYALNVRRVSKEMLIDEIKKFFKVHNRNVRLGEYSSFLNEETMIMLRRRVQNDDDNMDDYGVHDYDDGDYLNVERNYRRKYKKTTFFFSIPGNYFFIKNYDDQSRDTFPPNNYANHDRSLNDITLYTLSNNSSNINRNNCNLYTDNVLSRNSSYNKFSSPTFGMEIERHMSPNFGTMEEESKSANAACNQFDSSSYAPNEETDNACLTPSLNSSPKYENDIKLNNSERYIPEKDNHVNDSSPHSSGSYRNHEPIGKSATNKWEKNHMYEIDSVQKKKNNLHSNTTDFYQSISDFYKSKENGNNSCEEGSNTCMKNSCLFLNSNETSVQTKNESYQENEENIINLFFDDELSSALTINNESSLSKGVHNCNRQLFHDKDSPDVDGGIFQHSNKDVTSENNHPVRVEQAVKYERDERKWMDEYCEGDYNMFRSEQIRKKKELTHGLSNGIFRKEETEKGSQEEEQKNVNTDRVTICHKAPHVGSNHHSDLTSVEQNSCDNMYNGINLRIIYERNKGELNSKGEIHFFPGQLILNKYKVVKILSKTKFSTTVKCLNVLYRKGEGGGGIHRGDNWKKNYPRECSREQTSDSLVISRSTILEDSTGKRIPCRKLQERQEIFSSNGEPLLGAQNANHKMCKYVCLKVMKNGKSFLDQGLFELIVLNMLSNESSDSQKNGDGNIYTNENIIQLYDYFYFKEHLIIVTEYMQSDLYNYFIKKGKIGTLGQLQILAKNLLQGLAFIHSKNLIHCDLKPENIMINMKRRKKKVKAVGKGGLLGKGSDSGLVTLGSTHCSNSSMRDNVFVKEKDKFSFEASLKDKPSSSGSGSGSTEAVDKAHIFSNEKFEKIKIIDFNSSIYESDKLEMYVQTRSYRSPEVLLQENYDKKIDIWSLGCILFEFLTKKILFDHQNIYRFIYSIASYIGPFPFYMIKGCRIPYLFTKHGLIILKKISVDKGYSNSIKEEPLDEVDDESVMFNSKDFFRLNKKENNTNDLLKDAHANQGSQYSSKLSKEIYYDVCYPSDNLLKRNFQIEDTLFLDFLLSLLQIDPCKRPNANEALKHPWLKPNTYHDGL